In the genome of Brachypodium distachyon strain Bd21 chromosome 3, Brachypodium_distachyon_v3.0, whole genome shotgun sequence, the window CAATCTTAATTACTACCGTACAAGACAATGGCCTCTTCAGGTGTCTTGTCTCCGGGCATTGTTTCCATCCTTCGTCTCTTCGCCTTCGTTTCCTGCCTGATACTCCCAGGCACCACCTGCGATGAGACCGAAAACGATCAAGGAGCCCTCCTCTGCTTCATGTCCCATCTCTCAGCTCCACCCGGGCTTGCGGCCTCATGGAGcaacgcctccgcctccgtgGAGTTCTGCGAATGGCAAGGGGTCACCTGCAGCATGCTATCCCCCCGCCGTGTCATCGCGGTAGACCTTGCCTCGCAAGGCATCACGGGCTCCATATCGCCTTGCATCGCCAACCTTACCTCTCTTACAACGCTCCAGCTGTTCAACAACAGCTTGCAAGGCGGCATACCGTCCGAGCTCGGCTCCCTGAGCCGACTCATCAGCCTCAACCTCAGCTCCAACTCTTTAGAAGGTAACATCCCACCTCAGCTCTCCTCATGCTCCAGCCTTGAGATGCTTGGCCTATCGAAGAATTCCATCCAAGGTGTGATACCACCTAGCTTAAGCCAATGTACTCGTCTTAAAGAGATTAACCTCGGCGACAACAAGCTCCATGGGAGCATCCCTTCTGCTTTTGGTGATCTCCCTGAGCTACAAACACTAGTCCTCGCTAACAACAAGCTTACTGGCGACATACCACCGTCTTTGGGAAGTAGCCCTTCTCTCAGATATGTTGATCTCGGTTTCAATTCTCTCATTGGGAGGATCCCAGAGTCCTTGGCAAACAGTTCCTCCCTTGAAGTACTTAGGCTCATGGAAAATACCCTAGGTGGAGAACTCCCAAAAGGTCTCTTCAACACCTCATCACTTACTGCCATCTGCCTCCAGGAAAACAACTTTGTTGGTTCTATACCGTCAGTTACTGCCGTCTTTGCCCCTGTTGAATTTCTACATTTAGGAGGTAACAGTCTCTCAGGAACAATACCTTCCTCTCTAGGGAACCTTTCCTCTCTAATTGATCTttatcttacacggaacaagTTATCTGGGAGGATCCCAGAGAGCTTAGGCCATTTTCCTAAAGTACAGGTACTGAACTTGAATTACAACAACTTCTCCGGGCCAGTTCCACCGTCTGTTTTCAACATGTCAACTCTAACATTTCTTGCCATGGCAAATAACTCATTGGTTGGGAGATTACCAACCAACATAGGCTACACACTTCCAAATATCGAGGACTTAATCCTCTCAGGAAACAAGTTTGATGGTCCAATTCCAACTTCTCTTCTCCACACTTACCACCTAAGCAGGCTTTACCTGCATTCCAACAGTCTAGCTGGTTCCATACCATTCTTCGGGTCATTGCCAAATCTGGAAGAACTTGATTTGACAAATAACAAGCTAGAAGCAGGCGACTGGGGCTTTATCTCTTCACTCTCGCGTTGCTCCAGATTGAATAAATTGATACTCGGTGGAAACAATCTGCAGGGTGAATTGCCAAGTTCTATCGGCAATCTTTCCGGTAGCCTTGAGTTTTTGTGGCTaagaaacaacaatatttCTGGCCCTATACCACCAGAGATAGGCAatctgaaaaatctcaccgtGGTGTACATGGATTACAATCTTTTCACGGGTAATATACCACAAACATTCGGACATTTGCGCAGCCTTGTTGTCCTAAACTTTGCACGAAACAGACTTTCAGGACAAATTCCAGATGTTATTGGCAACCTCATTCAGTTGACTGACATTAAATTGGATGGGAACAATTTTAGTGGAAGCATACCTGCAAGTATAGGACGCTGTACTCAACTCCAAATACTCAACCTTGCTCACAATTCACTGGATGGGAGTATACCAAGTAAAATTTTAGTTCCCTCGCTTTCGGAAGAGTTGGACTTGTCACACAATTACTTGTTTGGGGGGATCCCAGAGGAAGTTGGCAATCTCATTCATCTACAGAAATTTAGCATCTCAAACAACAGATTGTCCGGCAACATCCCACCCCCTCTCGGCCGGTGTATGTCCCTGAAGTTTCTTCAGATTCAAAGCAACTTCTTTGTAGGAAGCATTCCTCAAACCTTCGTGAACTTAATAGGCATCGAACAGATGGATGTTTCTCAGAACAATTTGTCCGGGAAAATCCCAGAGTTCCTCACATCCTTGAGTTCTCTGCATGATCTCAATTTATCCTTCAACAATTTTGATGGAGAAGTTCCGAGAGGTGGTGTTTTTGACAATGTTGGCATGGTGTCAGTTGAAGGAAATGATGATTTGTGTACTAAGGTTGCAATTGGAGGTATTCCTTTCTGTTCAGCATTGGTGGATAGGAAAAGGAAGTACAAGTCCTTGGTTCTTGTCCTACAAATAGTAATACCATTGGCTGCTGTTGTTATAATCACTTTGTGTCTTGTGACAATGCTTCGGAGAAGGAGAATCCAAGCAAAGCCACATTCGCATCATTTCAGTGGACACATGAAGATATCATATTTAGACATTGTAAGGGCAACAGATGGGTTCTCTCCTGAAAATTTGATTGGCTCAGGATCTTTTGGAACGGTTTATAAGGGCAGTCTGAAGTTTCAGCAAGACCAAGTTGCCATCAAGATTTTTAAGCCTGACGTTTATGGAGCACAAAGGAGCTTCGCTGCGGAGTGTGAAACCCTTCGAAATGTCCGTCATCGAAATGTTGTAAAAATCATTACTTCATGTTCTTCGGTGGATTCAACTGGCGCAAATTTCAAGGCTCTAGCATTTCAATACATGCCGAATGGGAACCTTGAAATGTGGCTACATCCAAAGACCGGTCATAATAATGAAAGAAATTCTTTGACTTTAAGCCAAAGAATTAATATAGCTTTGGATATAGCATTTGCTTTGGATTATCTTCATAACCAATGTGAACCACCACTGATTCATTGTGACTTGAATCCACGCAACATTCTTTTGGATCTTGACATGGTTGCATACGTCAACGACTTCGGCCTGGCAAGATTTCTCCTCACTACATCAGATATATATCAGGACAGCCCAACAAGTTTGGCCGGCTTAAAAGGGTCCATAGGATACATCCCACCAGGTGAGATAAGTTCATTTTGTAAGATGCTGGGTCTGTTTATTATTTATAGATTTGCAAAAAATAGTGTCGATGT includes:
- the LOC100828199 gene encoding receptor kinase-like protein Xa21, which produces MASSGVLSPGIVSILRLFAFVSCLILPGTTCDETENDQGALLCFMSHLSAPPGLAASWSNASASVEFCEWQGVTCSMLSPRRVIAVDLASQGITGSISPCIANLTSLTTLQLFNNSLQGGIPSELGSLSRLISLNLSSNSLEGNIPPQLSSCSSLEMLGLSKNSIQGVIPPSLSQCTRLKEINLGDNKLHGSIPSAFGDLPELQTLVLANNKLTGDIPPSLGSSPSLRYVDLGFNSLIGRIPESLANSSSLEVLRLMENTLGGELPKGLFNTSSLTAICLQENNFVGSIPSVTAVFAPVEFLHLGGNSLSGTIPSSLGNLSSLIDLYLTRNKLSGRIPESLGHFPKVQVLNLNYNNFSGPVPPSVFNMSTLTFLAMANNSLVGRLPTNIGYTLPNIEDLILSGNKFDGPIPTSLLHTYHLSRLYLHSNSLAGSIPFFGSLPNLEELDLTNNKLEAGDWGFISSLSRCSRLNKLILGGNNLQGELPSSIGNLSGSLEFLWLRNNNISGPIPPEIGNLKNLTVVYMDYNLFTGNIPQTFGHLRSLVVLNFARNRLSGQIPDVIGNLIQLTDIKLDGNNFSGSIPASIGRCTQLQILNLAHNSLDGSIPSKILVPSLSEELDLSHNYLFGGIPEEVGNLIHLQKFSISNNRLSGNIPPPLGRCMSLKFLQIQSNFFVGSIPQTFVNLIGIEQMDVSQNNLSGKIPEFLTSLSSLHDLNLSFNNFDGEVPRGGVFDNVGMVSVEGNDDLCTKVAIGGIPFCSALVDRKRKYKSLVLVLQIVIPLAAVVIITLCLVTMLRRRRIQAKPHSHHFSGHMKISYLDIVRATDGFSPENLIGSGSFGTVYKGSLKFQQDQVAIKIFKPDVYGAQRSFAAECETLRNVRHRNVVKIITSCSSVDSTGANFKALAFQYMPNGNLEMWLHPKTGHNNERNSLTLSQRINIALDIAFALDYLHNQCEPPLIHCDLNPRNILLDLDMVAYVNDFGLARFLLTTSDIYQDSPTSLAGLKGSIGYIPPEYGMSENVSTMGDVYSFGMLLLELMTGCSPTNEKFNDGIVLREFVDRAFPKNIPEVVDPKMIEDDNNATGMMENCVFPLLRIGLCCSKTSPKERPEMGQISNEILRIKHAASKSKQKLAGELKVAAAQGEKNTVTAV